The Bombus pascuorum chromosome 11, iyBomPasc1.1, whole genome shotgun sequence genome has a window encoding:
- the LOC132912329 gene encoding RING finger protein 141-like has translation MPHAGFVTILIGVTVATVLYFMFGTNKPRTAQQYYEHAYEYHSERHNRLFDSEECSICLLPLINRATYILPCKHQFHKSCIDKWRHQAQGHQALCPLCRSPFT, from the exons ATGCCGCATGCTGGTTTTGTAACTATACTGATCGGAGTCACCGTAGCTACGGTTCTCTATTTTATGTTTGGAACTAATAAGCCAAGAACTGCGCAGCAATACTATGAACATGCGTACGAATATCATTCAGA ACGACACAACAGATTATTTGATTCTGAAGAATGTTCAATATGTCTATTACCATTGATAAATAGAGCTACATACATCCTACCTTGCAAACATCAATTTCATAAGAGTTGCATTGATAAATGGAGACATCAAGCTCAAGGG CATCAAGCGTTGTGTCCACTCTGCAGATCTCCATTTACATAA
- the LOC132912311 gene encoding transcription factor ces-2 isoform X3 yields the protein MQPLIQTISVPPAFSNSNTSTMINRHFLGANNITSVHRRPRSEKKPIPDDQKDEKYYERRKRNNQAAKKSRDARKIREDNIALRATILEHENAILRAQVITLREEAQCLRHMLIKQQAPPLQSINRTVSSMTPVTLSPPHSTATLDYQI from the exons ATGCAACCTTTAATACAAACCATAAGTGTACCCCCAGCATTTTCAAATAGCAATACAA GTACTATGATAAATCGTCACTTTTTGGGTGCGAATAACATTACAAGCGTACACAGACGACCCAGGAGCGAAAAAAAACCCATTCCAGATGATCAGAAGGACGAGAAATATTACGAAAGACGTAAACGTAATAATCAAGCTGCGAAAAAATCTCGTGACGCCCGAAAAATACGAGAAGATAAC ATTGCATTACGCGCAACTATTTTGGAGCATGAAAATGCAATTTTGAGGGCACAAGTGATAACGCTTCGAGAGGAAGCACAATGTCTGCGACACATGTTAATAAAACAGCAAGCACCACCACTACAATCTATCAATCGTACAGTTTCTTCTATGACACCTGTTACATTATCACCCCCTCATTCTACAGCAACTTTAGATTACCAGATTTGA
- the LOC132912311 gene encoding transcription factor ces-2 isoform X1 has protein sequence MSSHAHARTICSGSAVSGAVSALHFLRSYSLFAPTSDLCRYEPYNSKDYNFRNIDILESSNTPDTAIGRTPSPLSTTFSLPGSLLQSPFVTTMQPLIQTISVPPAFSNSNTSTMINRHFLGANNITSVHRRPRSEKKPIPDDQKDEKYYERRKRNNQAAKKSRDARKIREDNIALRATILEHENAILRAQVITLREEAQCLRHMLIKQQAPPLQSINRTVSSMTPVTLSPPHSTATLDYQI, from the exons ATGAGCTCTCACGCGCATGCAAGGACAATTTGTAGCGGAAGCGCAGTGTCAGGCGCGGTTTCTGCGTTGCATTTCTTGAGAAGCTATAGCCTGTTCGCACCGACTTCAG atctGTGCAGATACGAACCATACAATTCCAAAGACTACAACTTTAGAAATATCGACATTTTAGAAAGTTCGAATACACCGGATACAGCAATCGGCCGAACACCTTCACCATTGTCAACAACGTTTTCACTTCCAGGATCTTTGCTTCAATCACCATTCGTAACTACCATGCAACCTTTAATACAAACCATAAGTGTACCCCCAGCATTTTCAAATAGCAATACAA GTACTATGATAAATCGTCACTTTTTGGGTGCGAATAACATTACAAGCGTACACAGACGACCCAGGAGCGAAAAAAAACCCATTCCAGATGATCAGAAGGACGAGAAATATTACGAAAGACGTAAACGTAATAATCAAGCTGCGAAAAAATCTCGTGACGCCCGAAAAATACGAGAAGATAAC ATTGCATTACGCGCAACTATTTTGGAGCATGAAAATGCAATTTTGAGGGCACAAGTGATAACGCTTCGAGAGGAAGCACAATGTCTGCGACACATGTTAATAAAACAGCAAGCACCACCACTACAATCTATCAATCGTACAGTTTCTTCTATGACACCTGTTACATTATCACCCCCTCATTCTACAGCAACTTTAGATTACCAGATTTGA
- the LOC132912311 gene encoding transcription factor ces-2 isoform X2 — translation MVFIVNRQGFCENIQYVKINHTHLCRYEPYNSKDYNFRNIDILESSNTPDTAIGRTPSPLSTTFSLPGSLLQSPFVTTMQPLIQTISVPPAFSNSNTSTMINRHFLGANNITSVHRRPRSEKKPIPDDQKDEKYYERRKRNNQAAKKSRDARKIREDNIALRATILEHENAILRAQVITLREEAQCLRHMLIKQQAPPLQSINRTVSSMTPVTLSPPHSTATLDYQI, via the exons ATGGTATTCATAGTGAATCGACAAGGATTTTGTGAAAACATACAATACGTTAAAATCAATCATACAC atctGTGCAGATACGAACCATACAATTCCAAAGACTACAACTTTAGAAATATCGACATTTTAGAAAGTTCGAATACACCGGATACAGCAATCGGCCGAACACCTTCACCATTGTCAACAACGTTTTCACTTCCAGGATCTTTGCTTCAATCACCATTCGTAACTACCATGCAACCTTTAATACAAACCATAAGTGTACCCCCAGCATTTTCAAATAGCAATACAA GTACTATGATAAATCGTCACTTTTTGGGTGCGAATAACATTACAAGCGTACACAGACGACCCAGGAGCGAAAAAAAACCCATTCCAGATGATCAGAAGGACGAGAAATATTACGAAAGACGTAAACGTAATAATCAAGCTGCGAAAAAATCTCGTGACGCCCGAAAAATACGAGAAGATAAC ATTGCATTACGCGCAACTATTTTGGAGCATGAAAATGCAATTTTGAGGGCACAAGTGATAACGCTTCGAGAGGAAGCACAATGTCTGCGACACATGTTAATAAAACAGCAAGCACCACCACTACAATCTATCAATCGTACAGTTTCTTCTATGACACCTGTTACATTATCACCCCCTCATTCTACAGCAACTTTAGATTACCAGATTTGA
- the LOC132912257 gene encoding cytoplasmic dynein 2 intermediate chain 1, which produces MSHKGTIRKDSSIRNGHQSNVKAKSKSSSSYADSENSEKVDLKLIRMSQTLEKRKEDDSHSRSTQNLQTSRNSTKHPIKSSKSVPAKESFSSTSKSNINKSKISSKSILTTKTQSESMKKSDINAVKSSKSSSGRIQSNYSEKRGQSTIFIPQSLTTKLNAKLSNKGISSVSKNGEEVKTNSSSSKTTESKPRSRQRRLSRTLSPSEVKMLHSANNRSDPLQKMDQSKKEKIEVLQTDNEYDYEDDFEDYESDFQECTDSETSEVSEETSINHINVPLDPIELHTAKQRKIVNSAEQKEEEHMHDSGHYELTEARKRAARIDSIANDSKLSSLLEIKQPVNKSFSEDRSENKSLPLSTDEGFEDSRSGDFAKSPPLSQISFIDFRKAKEEQKPKKPKKSLSRGEELLEMIKLDVMEWSVLECSPIPYEEFIRNYGKLNAQQISTQTGEDNIDIETQTEEITFKNKWTQFPIACRQNLQTKEDLSLFRMDQIGVGSDNDNDIETINSMLPQSFDILRLNDFMSRAGKVMLSLLEERRSGGNVFKNEEEIPFSDGVVKLSINSITFLAGRAVTIIHYSEVLNKILLTIHSPAEEEIETSSKQDYITDCCIGCVWNISEPSMPIKLLYSTCPITSCCFHSTNYNIVFAGLQDGSISLWDLKEDEMWHQKVTDKANNLDWTIRMPTYTTATNVETNHTAQVVAIRILSKIEEKSVEQHNNKFVPIQICSLSENGSVVIWSVLHNMGKNVDDLGLSFWGSVKLIKSQELFLQPNYKKKKIIAATFIDMHVDCVDSNNLYIATNSSSILHGTCIGNKANPAVYTKLDTNACGNVTCIEICPFGYSFFLVSCDDGTIRLHSLDIKKPILQLKDEDNTYIIRSVQWSRSKPFTLFVLDNKSCIHIWDLSNSDIYPTYKINMRNSGHIKTMQLSNCKTKRDTSHQYLAFGTECGHVEIHKLKTNFYHSKEEDYLQELNAFMRYVTIL; this is translated from the exons ATGTCTCATAAG GGAACTATTAGAAAGGATTCATCTATCAGGAATGGACATCAGTCAAATGTTAAAGCAAAATCAAAAAGTTCATCATCTTATGCAGACTCAGAGAATTCTGAAAAAGTagatttaaaattgataagaATGTCTCAAACtcttgaaaaaagaaaagaggatgACAGTCACTCAAGATCAAcacaaaatttacaaacaagCAGAAATAGTACAAAACATCCTATTAAATCCTCTAAAAGTGTTCCTGCTAAGGAAAGTTTTTCCTCAACAtctaaatcaaatattaacaaatctaaaatatcatcaaaaagtattttaacaaCTAAAACACAGTCTGAATCTATGAAGAAGTCAGATATCAATGCTGTAAAAAGCAGTAAAAGTAGTAGTGGAAGAATACAGAgtaattattcagaaaagAGAGGACaaagtacaatatttataCCACAATCACTTACAACTAAACTCAATGCTAAATTATCTAATAAAGGCATTAGCTCTGTATCAAAAAATGGAGAAGAAGTTAAAACAAATTCAAGTTCATCAAAAACAACTGAATCAAAACCAAGGTCTAGACAACGTAGACTATCTAGAACATTAAGTCCAAGTGAAGTAAAAATGTTACATTCTGCTAATAATAGATCAGATCCTTTACAAAAAATGGACCAGagtaaaaaggagaaaatagaAGTGCTTCAGACAGACAATGAATATGATTATGAAGATGATTTTGAG GATTATGAATCTGATTTTCAAGAATGCACAGATAGTGAAACATCTGAAGTTAGTGAAGAAACAAGCATTAATCATATTAATGTACCACTGGACCCAATTGAACTGCATACTGCAAAACAA CGCAAAATTGTGAACAGTGCCGaacaaaaggaagaagaacATATGCATGATTCTGGTCATTATGAGCTTACAGAAGCAAGAAAGAGAGCTGCAAGAATAGACTCAATTGCAAATGATTCGAAGCTATCTTCTCTTCTTGAGATAAAACAACCAGTTAATAAATCATTTAG TGAGGATAGATCGGAAAATAAATCGTTACCATTATCTACTGATGAAGGATTCGAAGATAGTCGTTCGGGTGATTTTGCAAAATCACCACCGCTCTcacaaatttcattcattgATTTCCGTAAAGCCAAAGAGGAACAAAAACCAAAg AAACCCAAAAAGAGTTTAAGTAGAGGTGAAGAGCTAttagaaatgataaaattagaTGTTATGGAGTGGTCTGTTCTGGAATGTTCACCTATACCATATGaagaatttattagaaattatggaaaattaaatgCTCAACAA ATATCTACGCAAACTGGTGAAGATAATATTGACATAGAAACACAAACGGAggaaataacatttaaaaataaatggactCAATTTCCAATAGCTTGCAgacaaaatttacaaaccAAGGAAGATTTAAGCTTATTTCGTATG GATCAAATTGGGGTCGGTAGTGACAATGATAATGATATAGAAACTATAAACTCTATGTTACCGCAATCCTTTGATATATTGCGACTAAATGATTTCATGAGTCGCGCAGGAAAGGTAATGTTATCGTTATTGGAAGAAAGACGATCTGGTGgcaatgtatttaaaaatgaagaagaaatacCATTCAGTGACGGTGTTGTCaaactttctataaattcCATAACATTTTTGGCTGGTAGAGCGGTAACGATAATCCATTATTCAGAAGTCTTAAATAAAATCCTATTGACTATTCATTCTCCAGCTGAAGAA gAAATCGAGACATCTAGCAAACAAGATTATATAACCGATTGTTGTATTGGATGCGTTTGGAATATTTCTGAACCATCGATGccaattaaattattgtactCTACCTGCCCTATTACTTCATGTTGTTTTCATTCAACGAATTATAACATCGTATTTGCTGGACTTCAGGATgg ATCGATAAGTCTCTGGGATTTAAAGGAAGATGAAATGTGGCATCAGAAAGTGACAGATAAAGCCAACAATTTAGATTGGACAATACGGATGCCTACATATACAACAGCAACAAATGTAGAAACAAATCATACAGCACAAGTTGTTGCAATACGTATACTAtctaaaattgaagaaaagtCAGTAGAACAACataacaataaatttgtaCCAATACAg ATATGTAGCTTAAGTGAAAATGGTTCAGTTGTTATATGGAGTGTTTTGCACAATATGGGCAAAAATGTCGACGATTTAGGACTGTCATTTTGGGGTAGTGTAAAACTTATTAAAAGTCAAGAACTATTTTTACAACctaactataaaaaaaa AAAGATCATTGCAGCTACGTTCATTGATATGCATGTGGATTGCGTTGATAGTAATAATCTTTATATTGCCACTAACAGTAGCAGTATTTTGCATGGTACTTGTATTGGTAACAAAGCTAATCCTGCTGTATATACAAAGTTGGATACTA ATGCCTGTGGGAACGTAACTTGCATAGAAATCTGTCCATTTGGATATTCGTTCTTCttg GTTAGCTGTGATGATGGAACAATTCGATTGCACTCTTTAGATATTAAGAAaccaattttacaattaaaagatgaagataatacatacattattAGATCGGTACAATGGTCAAGGTCGAAACCATTTACACTTTTTGTACTAGACAATAAATCATG tatacatatatgggATTTAAGTAACAGTGATATATATCCaacatacaaaataaatatgcgAAATAGTGGACACATAAAAACTATGCAATTATCAAACTGCAAAACAAAACGAGATACGTCTCATCAGTACTTG GCGTTTGGTACAGAATGCGGGCACGTAGAAATACACAAGCtaaaaacgaatttttatcattcaaaGGAAGAAGATTATTTACAAGAATTAAATGCTTTCATGCGATACGTcacgattttataa